The Effusibacillus pohliae DSM 22757 genome segment GCACCTCTCTGACGGCTGCTGCCAGCGGCGTTTCGCCATGTTCCACATGGCCGCCCGGCTGCAGCCATTTTTTTATGTAGGGATGGAAAACCATCAGAATTTTGCCGTTTTCAATCACGATCCCGCTAGCGGTTACGTGACCGGGAAGCGTTTTGCGATGCAGCGGATCGGTGTTGTCGTGGATCTGTTTCAGCAACGGGGAAATTCGCTCTCTCTCATCCGGATAATGACGGATGTATGAATCAACATGCCGGGTCAATTGTGCGTGGATTCGATTGGGCATCCCAATGCCTCCGGAAAAAATGGGTAGGTTTCATTTGAAAAATTTAACTATGATACTATAGTTTACTATGTTATTGGTCGATGGTCAACATGAAAAATCCACCTGAGCAAGGCTGCAGGTGGCTCAAATGTCTGATCCTCAAATGTCCGATCTGAATGTTTGTCAATTCCGTTTTGGCAAGCGGATGCTCCAGTGCCCTTTGTCCGCACGGATGTCCCGGCGGTTCCAATCGATAGGTTTGGCGAGCGGGATCGTCCGGGCAAAATGTTCCGTGTAGGATTGCCAGACGGCGCCGTTGTCCGTGTCCGTTTTTTTCTGCAACTGGAAGGTGCGCCGCAGGAAAAGATGCCCGTTGCGGTAGTGCGCCTCGATATCGGCGGGTCGTTCGATTCCGTTCAGAAAAACGGAGACCTGGTAGGCGTCGTCCGTTTCTTCGACTTGCACCCGATTTGCCGCCATCTGCTCGGCAAGCTGCTGCCACTTTGGGTGTTTGAAAAATGTTTCAAAATAGCGCTCGATATCCGCTGCCATTTGCTGAAACATCTGATGAATCGGGTCCGCACCGGTTTGCAGAAACGGCGGATCCCATTTTTGCGGAAGACGGTTGCGTTCCATGTGTCACACCCCTTCCGTACTAATGTATGGATGGGTCATCCTGTGCGTGTGGGCCGAGGCACAAAAAGAGGAAATCCAATCCAGCATGCAGAAATGAAACAGCATCCGCAATTGAATAGGAAGCATACATATCGGGATGGGGGATCCATATGAAAAAACAGTTGAGTCAAAACTGGGAATTGGACGTCTTTTTTCCCGGAGGAAGCGAGTCGCAGGAGTTTGCCGCTTTTTTGGATCTGTTGCAGGAAGACATCCGGCAGTTGGACCAGCAGACTCGGCAGGCGCCGGTGCCTGGCTCCGCATCTGAGGCGGAGGGGATGAACCGGCTGATCTATTTGATCCAAAACGTCGAAGGCCGGCTGCGGGAGGCGATGTCGTTTGTCGAATGCTTGACGGCCCAGAATGTGAAAGACGACAAAGCGAAACTTTTGCATGGCCGCGTCATTCAGCTGCACGCCGCCTATTCGTCTGCCATGATCGGATTTGAGCGGATGATTGTGCAGATTCCGGAAGCGGTGTGGGAAGCGTTTCTGGCCACCGAAAAAATGCAGCCGATCGCCTTTCCGCTACAGGAACGGCGGCAGCGGGCGGCGGAGAAGCTGGCGCCGGAGATGGAAGTGCTGGCGAATGATCTGGCGGTCGACGGCTACCATGCGTGGTCCGATCTGTACAGCAAAATCGTCGGCCGGATGACGATCCCGGTGGAAAAAGACGGCCAGTTTCAGGCATTGTCCGTTGGCCAGGCGGCCAACCTGTTGAACCACAGCGATCGTTCCGTCCGTTCGGCCGTGTTTGCAAAATGGGAAGAACAGTGGGCCGACAACGCCGAACTTTGCGCGCATGCACTCAACCACCTGGGCGGCTTCCGTTTGCAATTGTACCGCCATCGCGGATGGAAATCGGTGCTGAAAGAACCGCTCGATCTGAACCGCATGTCGGAAGAAACGCTGCAGGCGATGTGGCATGTGATCGGGCAAAGCAAAGAACTGCTGGTGCAGTATTTGCAGCGGAAAGCGAAGCTGCTGGGGCTGGAAAAAGCAAGCTGGTTCGATGTGCACGCGCCGATTGGCGACGTGGCGAACACGATCCCCTACGAGCAGGCGGCCGAACAGATCGTCCGGCAATTTCGCCGGTTCAGCCCGAAACTGGCCGATTTTGCCGAGCGGGCGTTTGCGGAAAACTGGATCGAAGCGGAAGACCGCCCCGGCAAACGGCCCGGAGGGTTCTGCACCAGTTTTCCGGAAAGCAAGCAAACGCGGATTTTTATGACGTATGCCGGTACGCCCGATAATGTGTCGACGCTTGCGCATGAACTGGGGCACGCCTATCACCAGCATGTGATGGACGATTTGCCGCAACTGGTTCAAAATTATGCGATGAATGTGGCGGAAACCGCCTCTACGTTCGCTGAACTGGTGGTGGCGGACGCAGCCGTGAAGAGCGCGCAAGACCGGCAGGAGCGCATCGTGTTGCTGGATGAAAAAGCGCAGAACTGCGTGTCCTTTTTGATGAACATCCATGCCCGTTTCCTGTTTGAAACCCGTTTTTATGAGCGGCGGAAAAAAGGGCTGGTCAGCGTCGAGGAACTGAACGAGCTGATGACGGAGGCGCAAAAACAGGCGTTTGCCGATGCCCTCGATGTGTACCACCCGTATTTTTGGGCTTCCAAGCTGCACTTCTATATTACGGATGTGCCTTTTTACAATTTTCCGTACACTTTTGGCTTCCTGTTCAGCTATGGGGTGTATGCCCGGGCGTTGGCAGAAGGGCAGGCGTTTGAAGACAAGTATGTCGCTTTGCTGCGGGATACGGGTCGCATGACGGTCGAGCAGCTTGCGCAAAAGCATTTGGGTGTCGATCTGACCCAACCTGATTTTTGGCAAAGCGCGGTTGACCTGGCGCTTGCCGACGTGCAGGAGTTTCTGCGGCTGACGGAATAGGGGCGGGCAAGGTTCACCGATCAATCGAAGCGGCTAGCAACCGACTAGAACCGATCGGCCCCCGCGGCTGATCGGTCTCTGTTTATGGTGGGAGCGACAGAGATTGTTGATCACTCCGGCAGATCGGGAATTTTTTTCAAGATGTCGTTCATGGTGAAGGAAACGCAGGGCAGCCGATCGGATCGTACCGGTTCGTCTCCCGTGAATACGTCCGCCAGTTCGTATCGTTCACCCCGCAGAACATACTGTTCAAGGTAAGTTCCGGCAGAGTCGACGATCCAGAATTCGGGAATTCCGTATTTCTCATAGGTTTTGAGTTTGCCTAACCGATCTCTCTTAATGGTGAAGGGGGACAGGATCTCGATCACCAGATCCGGGATTCCTTCAATCCCGCGTTTTGTAATGATCGACAGACGGCTGCGATGAATCATGATCAGATCGGGTTGGCGCACTTCGTACTGGGAGAGGATGACATCCATGGGAGCATCCAGGATCACGTACTCTTCATCGCAGTTCTGGGTGAGCAGAAACTGCATGCGTGCGCTGATCATCTGATGCCTGGCGGTCGGACTGGGCTTCATCAATTCAAGTACGCCATCGACCAATTCGTAGCGTACGCCTTCCTCATACGGGAGGTTCGCATAGTCTTCATACGTGAGACGGCCTTCCTTGATGATTTTGTTGGGATCGTCTTTCTTCATCCGTTCCATCTCCTTTTTCGTAATTCATTATAACAAATCTGGAAATTCTTTTTCAGACATCAGACGTACCGCCAAATCCGTTTCCGAACCGATACCGGGCAAGCGGGATTCTTTTTTGGGTGAGCTTATTTTTCTCCGGCAGCAGGTGCGTTTCTGTCGTTCCTGTGGTACGATAAGTGTTTGAAACGGTTGCTGCCTGCAAACGATAGAACACAAGCGAACGCAGTTTGAGGTGACAGTATGTTAAAACGATTGATCCCGTCGCTCTATGTGCAGTCGATCTACCATATCGACCTGGATGCGCTGAAGGCGCAGGGAGTGAAAGGGATTATCACCGATCTGGACAATACGCTTGTCGCCTGGGATTCCCCCTATGCCACGCCGAAACTGGCCGCCTGGCTGCAGGACGTGCGGGAGCGCGGGTTCCAGGTGTGCATCGTGTCCAATAATAAAAAGACGCGGGTGGAGGAATTCGCTCGCCCGCTGCAGTTGCCAGCCATTTCCGACGCGAAAAAACCGATCAGCCGGGCGTTCCGCCGCGCGATGCAAATTATGGGTACCGAACCGCACGAGACGGTGGTTGTGGGCGACCAGATTTTTACCGATGTGTGGGGCGGGAACAGGATGGGGATCTACACGATTCTGGTGCTGCCGATCGCCTCGAAGGAATGGGCGGGCACCAAGCTGCTGCGTGCGATGGAACGGTTCGTGCTGAAAGAGCTCCGCAAGCGGGGCATGATCCCATGGGAGGATTGAAGATGGATCCAGCATTGAAAATCTGCACCGGGTGCGGTGCGCCTCTGCAAACGGAACATCCGGAACGTCCGGGTTATACGGTTGCTTCGGCGCTCGAGCGGGAACATCCGGTGTGCCGCAGATGTTTTCGCATCAAACATTACAATGAAGTGGCGCCTGTCGCCATTCACGACGACGAGTTTATCCGGATCGTCAGCGAAATCAGCACAAAACGGGCGCTGGTTGTCAAGGTCGTCGATCTGTTCGATTTTTCCGGCTCCTGGATTGACAATCTCCGCCGCTACATCGGCAACAATCCGGTTTTGCTGGTAGCCAACAAAGTGGATGTCCTGCCGAAGCAAACCAATTTGGACAAGGTCGAGCAGTGGTTGCGGAAGGAAGTCGAGAAAAAAGGGGTTTTGCCCGAGGGGATCGCGCTCGTCTCAGCCAGCAAAGGCCACCGTGTCGAGCAGGTCAAAACGTTTATTGAGCGGTATGCAAACGAACGGGATGTGTATGTGATCGGAACGGCCAACGTGGGCAAATCCACCTTGATCAACCGTTTGATTCAGATGTTTGGCGAAACGGGCAACGTCGAGCTGACCACCTCCCGCTACCCGGGCACCACGCTGTCGACCGTACAGCTGGCAATTCCGAACTACAAGCATATGATCGTGGATACGCCGGGCATCCTGACGACCCATCGGCTGTCCGATCTGGTCTGTCCAAACTGTCTCAAACAGATTGTGCCGGATCGCGCGATCAACCCGAGAGTGTATCAACTGAACAGCGGCCAGACCTTGTTTGTCGGCGGTCTGGCGCGGTTTGATTTTGTCAGCGGCGAACGCCAGCCGTTTGTCTGCTATTTTGCCAACCAGTTGGGGATTCACCGCACCAAGCTGGAAAACGCGGACGCTTTGTACGAGAGGCACATCGGAGGGTTGTTAACGCCGCCTTGCGCAGACTGTGGCGATCATTTGCGCGATCTGGCGACCCATAAATTGAAAATCAAACAGGGCCCCAATGTCGACATCGTGATTTCGGGGCTCGGCTGGATCTCCGTGCGAGGCCATGCTTGCGAAGTCCACCTGCGGGTGCCGAGCGGCGTCGACGTGTCGGTCCGGCGGGCGATTATTTAAATGAAAGACACATACCCGGTGACCAACCTGCATACGGTAAAATACGACATTTTCCGGGAGGCAGGGGTGGAACGGTATGGCACAACAGGTGGAAGAGCACAAGCGCCTGGTAGAGCGGTGGATGGATGCCGATTTCCAGGCGAAACCGATACGGATGGACGAATTCATCGATCATTTGCGCAGGCAAGTATCCATTGTGCGGGAGGAAGACCCGACTCTGGCCGATTATCATCTGCATGACATCAAGCTGTTGT includes the following:
- the yqeH gene encoding ribosome biogenesis GTPase YqeH, producing the protein MDPALKICTGCGAPLQTEHPERPGYTVASALEREHPVCRRCFRIKHYNEVAPVAIHDDEFIRIVSEISTKRALVVKVVDLFDFSGSWIDNLRRYIGNNPVLLVANKVDVLPKQTNLDKVEQWLRKEVEKKGVLPEGIALVSASKGHRVEQVKTFIERYANERDVYVIGTANVGKSTLINRLIQMFGETGNVELTTSRYPGTTLSTVQLAIPNYKHMIVDTPGILTTHRLSDLVCPNCLKQIVPDRAINPRVYQLNSGQTLFVGGLARFDFVSGERQPFVCYFANQLGIHRTKLENADALYERHIGGLLTPPCADCGDHLRDLATHKLKIKQGPNVDIVISGLGWISVRGHACEVHLRVPSGVDVSVRRAII
- a CDS encoding Uma2 family endonuclease → MKKDDPNKIIKEGRLTYEDYANLPYEEGVRYELVDGVLELMKPSPTARHQMISARMQFLLTQNCDEEYVILDAPMDVILSQYEVRQPDLIMIHRSRLSIITKRGIEGIPDLVIEILSPFTIKRDRLGKLKTYEKYGIPEFWIVDSAGTYLEQYVLRGERYELADVFTGDEPVRSDRLPCVSFTMNDILKKIPDLPE
- a CDS encoding YqeG family HAD IIIA-type phosphatase — its product is MLKRLIPSLYVQSIYHIDLDALKAQGVKGIITDLDNTLVAWDSPYATPKLAAWLQDVRERGFQVCIVSNNKKTRVEEFARPLQLPAISDAKKPISRAFRRAMQIMGTEPHETVVVGDQIFTDVWGGNRMGIYTILVLPIASKEWAGTKLLRAMERFVLKELRKRGMIPWED
- a CDS encoding Hsp20/alpha crystallin family protein, with the translated sequence MERNRLPQKWDPPFLQTGADPIHQMFQQMAADIERYFETFFKHPKWQQLAEQMAANRVQVEETDDAYQVSVFLNGIERPADIEAHYRNGHLFLRRTFQLQKKTDTDNGAVWQSYTEHFARTIPLAKPIDWNRRDIRADKGHWSIRLPKRN
- a CDS encoding M3 family oligoendopeptidase, coding for MKKQLSQNWELDVFFPGGSESQEFAAFLDLLQEDIRQLDQQTRQAPVPGSASEAEGMNRLIYLIQNVEGRLREAMSFVECLTAQNVKDDKAKLLHGRVIQLHAAYSSAMIGFERMIVQIPEAVWEAFLATEKMQPIAFPLQERRQRAAEKLAPEMEVLANDLAVDGYHAWSDLYSKIVGRMTIPVEKDGQFQALSVGQAANLLNHSDRSVRSAVFAKWEEQWADNAELCAHALNHLGGFRLQLYRHRGWKSVLKEPLDLNRMSEETLQAMWHVIGQSKELLVQYLQRKAKLLGLEKASWFDVHAPIGDVANTIPYEQAAEQIVRQFRRFSPKLADFAERAFAENWIEAEDRPGKRPGGFCTSFPESKQTRIFMTYAGTPDNVSTLAHELGHAYHQHVMDDLPQLVQNYAMNVAETASTFAELVVADAAVKSAQDRQERIVLLDEKAQNCVSFLMNIHARFLFETRFYERRKKGLVSVEELNELMTEAQKQAFADALDVYHPYFWASKLHFYITDVPFYNFPYTFGFLFSYGVYARALAEGQAFEDKYVALLRDTGRMTVEQLAQKHLGVDLTQPDFWQSAVDLALADVQEFLRLTE
- a CDS encoding NUDIX domain-containing protein, coding for MPNRIHAQLTRHVDSYIRHYPDERERISPLLKQIHDNTDPLHRKTLPGHVTASGIVIENGKILMVFHPYIKKWLQPGGHVEHGETPLAAAVREVLEETGWKQTMRSIGRASTL